The Oligoflexia bacterium genome includes a region encoding these proteins:
- a CDS encoding DUF6298 domain-containing protein, protein MKNKNLLMLALLVISISMTACTGTKLKRSTLLSEGGNSAKTKPIPNETFSSLRLHPENPRYFQDIATGNPIVFVGYQGLVPTSRVSLVVNNFEKVKASGLNYTRIWHFLPWEKACGIFPWVQISGLNIKDGEACDMNIDVPSSQRRIYDLTKWNDEYWTRLRATLKQATEAGIVSEIMLFEHSGMKAPAWNYNPWATNNNINSLESSNASGSGFPTFYESAKRPKLRQFQEEYIKKMIDETIGFNVVYEVENEHDDFSDATWATQNGQFIKNYIATKYPGKTRLVSYSSLDNELEDLYKTSDIDIINIHPLGEIERYPYNLSSYIEGRWGFAKPINNDEFGNHTKNEPGLRNATWMTLLSGGHIHIEEPDVSIDAPGIILNMQKFIKQSGWDFIHAAPNRRYSFGGNCMIQPGVEYVCYYYFNSAKKSLSVAAGNYQVKWWNPRVAGYADSKPLVHAGGVLSLTPPSSTESWVLHIKSDIAPTFSATLTAPPAHSCSTMLYNEFKNLTCPTIENQFGAKVKAAQATTMNTYSEIFDKNDMACGDCPFVKDPGLYHWLVSEHVSDLGLCATWDNEELLVKNSNNFSENYDIHLGSGHVWGGGGKYFATCSPAQVIWAPQTK, encoded by the coding sequence ATGAAGAATAAAAATCTGCTAATGCTGGCCCTTTTGGTTATTTCAATCAGCATGACAGCTTGCACTGGTACTAAACTAAAGCGATCGACACTACTTTCTGAAGGCGGTAATAGCGCAAAAACAAAACCTATTCCAAATGAGACCTTCAGTTCACTGCGTTTACACCCTGAGAACCCAAGATATTTTCAAGATATCGCAACCGGCAACCCCATTGTATTTGTGGGTTATCAAGGGTTAGTGCCAACTTCGCGAGTATCTCTTGTTGTTAATAATTTTGAAAAAGTGAAAGCCTCTGGTTTGAATTACACACGTATTTGGCACTTTTTGCCATGGGAGAAAGCTTGTGGAATTTTTCCGTGGGTTCAAATTTCTGGTTTGAACATAAAAGACGGCGAAGCTTGCGACATGAATATTGATGTGCCATCAAGTCAACGCCGAATATATGATTTAACAAAATGGAATGACGAGTATTGGACAAGACTTCGAGCTACATTAAAACAAGCAACAGAGGCTGGCATTGTTTCTGAAATCATGTTGTTTGAACATTCTGGCATGAAGGCACCTGCGTGGAATTATAATCCATGGGCTACTAATAATAATATTAATAGTCTTGAGAGTAGTAATGCAAGTGGTAGTGGGTTTCCCACTTTTTATGAGTCGGCAAAACGACCGAAACTTCGCCAGTTTCAAGAAGAATATATTAAAAAAATGATTGATGAAACAATCGGTTTCAACGTTGTGTACGAAGTCGAAAACGAACATGATGATTTTTCTGACGCAACTTGGGCAACACAAAATGGTCAGTTCATTAAAAATTATATTGCGACTAAGTATCCAGGCAAAACTAGGTTAGTATCTTACAGCAGTCTTGATAATGAATTAGAAGATCTCTACAAGACATCAGATATTGATATTATTAATATTCATCCACTGGGTGAGATTGAACGGTACCCGTACAATTTGAGCAGTTATATCGAAGGTCGTTGGGGTTTTGCAAAACCTATCAATAATGATGAATTTGGAAATCATACTAAAAATGAACCGGGTTTACGAAATGCTACCTGGATGACCTTGCTCAGCGGTGGACACATTCATATTGAAGAGCCAGACGTATCTATTGATGCTCCGGGAATTATCTTAAATATGCAAAAGTTTATTAAACAATCCGGATGGGATTTTATTCATGCAGCTCCAAACAGGCGCTATAGCTTTGGTGGCAATTGCATGATCCAACCTGGTGTTGAGTATGTTTGTTATTACTATTTTAATAGCGCGAAAAAGTCTCTCAGCGTAGCTGCTGGTAATTATCAAGTAAAATGGTGGAACCCTCGTGTAGCCGGCTATGCAGATTCAAAACCTTTAGTGCATGCAGGAGGTGTACTTTCATTAACACCGCCTTCATCTACTGAGAGTTGGGTATTACATATCAAATCTGATATTGCTCCTACATTTAGTGCGACACTCACTGCACCACCTGCGCATTCTTGCTCAACGATGTTGTACAACGAGTTTAAAAACTTAACTTGTCCAACAATAGAAAATCAATTTGGCGCAAAAGTAAAAGCCGCACAAGCAACAACAATGAATACGTATTCAGAAATTTTTGACAAAAACGATATGGCCTGCGGAGATTGCCCCTTTGTTAAAGACCCAGGTCTTTATCACTGGCTGGTTTCGGAGCATGTCTCAGATTTAGGTCTTTGTGCCACCTGGGATAATGAAGAGCTACTTGTGAAAAATTCAAATAATTTTTCTGAGAACTATGACATTCATTTAGGAAGTGGTCATGTTTGGGGCGGCGGTGGAAAATATTTTGCTACTTGTAGCCCAGCCCAAGTAATCTGGGCCCCTCAGACAAAGTGA
- a CDS encoding transposase produces the protein MPRKAVPFSNIFPLHINARAHNREAFKAPMDEIWLIMENYLFVISSIFEIKIHSFVLMPNHFHLIFLPTENNVGAALNYFMRETSKEIGLISHRINQVYGGRNYKTLITNERYYLTAYKYVYRNPVKAKLCNRVEDYRYSTLSSLMGNTKSFIPLEEDTLLFSPNFSERTLLWLNEEPLKKDYEDATKAMRRSIFTLPLDKDSKKLSRLETELF, from the coding sequence ATGCCAAGAAAAGCCGTTCCATTTTCAAATATTTTTCCTTTGCATATAAATGCTAGGGCACACAATAGAGAAGCGTTTAAAGCTCCTATGGATGAAATATGGCTGATAATGGAGAATTATCTTTTTGTAATTTCGAGTATTTTTGAAATAAAAATTCATTCTTTTGTTTTGATGCCAAATCATTTTCATCTTATTTTTCTACCAACGGAAAATAATGTGGGAGCGGCATTGAATTATTTCATGCGTGAAACCAGTAAAGAAATTGGTCTAATTTCACATAGAATCAATCAAGTCTACGGAGGTCGAAATTATAAAACTCTCATCACAAATGAGCGCTATTACTTAACAGCCTACAAATATGTTTATAGGAATCCAGTTAAAGCAAAGCTATGTAATCGAGTTGAAGATTACAGGTACTCTACTTTAAGTAGTCTTATGGGAAATACAAAAAGCTTCATTCCACTTGAGGAAGATACTTTACTTTTTTCTCCAAATTTTTCAGAAAGAACTCTGCTCTGGTTGAATGAGGAACCGCTGAAAAAAGATTATGAAGATGCCACTAAGGCAATGCGCAGAAGCATTTTCACACTCCCACTTGATAAAGACTCAAAAAAACTAAGTAGACTCGAAACCGAACTTTTCTGA
- a CDS encoding RDD family protein, with the protein MKHNFEQFTRRAFDQWKIANPWLRLGAQLIDQGLIGFATGSILTFLFPEKAWTTLWWITWLLFWPFVSLSTQCLFLSIMHTTPGKKAFGLRIQSAKPNHPLSPWQILERTTAWWLGFFTIGASWSTILSRSDRRAWHDIVAETVVVHDEVFPNYISPIERKVGRAWAITVSFLLISALSVSLLINIKKLSNSVTEKSTALSPSNRKQIESFSWLMLIGELPQIVDQGMPKNDEKLLSAMTHFSKARTLPSVDRYAYYKENIQVTEDWLCRPGQTASQECQSVQLMAALLSEKSLDAQTPGALLVLKVISNLEKLDSVNDELEYLVKESKTALLNSAQYLAMKTKQALLNQKKGDFKKAYEVLAQDVEFLEQDNMGASEKILFDTLVNTACESQALTDCTQVISQCTRLPFWSEWSAGCRAKEKPDTNTAQSLGYWWKVANSDVMVPLADWEKSKTAIENVNQTEFEKNIIQALDLAIAVKSQDPQNLVARSQNLSVHNPLWGWAQKQAIGKFGKQWSLLLKKPEQMQLAHFKLMPKNANAKRAIASEKSLVKKKKKKKK; encoded by the coding sequence ATGAAGCACAACTTCGAACAATTCACTCGTCGGGCGTTTGACCAATGGAAAATCGCTAACCCCTGGTTACGCCTCGGCGCTCAATTGATTGATCAAGGCCTCATTGGATTCGCGACAGGATCAATTCTAACATTTCTATTTCCAGAAAAAGCATGGACAACACTTTGGTGGATAACTTGGCTCCTATTTTGGCCCTTTGTTTCTCTATCAACTCAATGCCTCTTTTTATCTATAATGCATACCACGCCGGGCAAAAAAGCATTTGGACTTCGCATTCAATCAGCAAAACCCAATCACCCACTTTCTCCTTGGCAGATTTTAGAAAGAACTACGGCTTGGTGGCTTGGATTTTTCACCATAGGTGCTAGCTGGAGTACAATTTTAAGTCGCAGTGACAGACGCGCTTGGCATGACATCGTCGCTGAAACAGTTGTCGTACATGACGAAGTATTTCCAAACTACATTAGCCCTATTGAACGCAAAGTCGGTCGTGCATGGGCAATCACCGTTTCTTTTTTGCTGATATCCGCACTCTCAGTTTCACTTTTAATAAATATCAAAAAACTGAGCAACTCAGTAACTGAAAAATCAACAGCACTCTCACCAAGTAATCGAAAACAAATAGAGAGTTTTTCTTGGCTTATGCTCATAGGCGAACTTCCACAAATCGTTGATCAAGGCATGCCCAAAAATGATGAAAAACTTTTAAGTGCAATGACTCATTTTTCAAAAGCACGCACTCTACCATCTGTTGATCGTTATGCTTATTACAAAGAAAATATTCAAGTGACTGAAGATTGGCTTTGTAGGCCCGGGCAAACAGCTTCGCAAGAATGTCAGTCAGTCCAACTCATGGCTGCACTCTTAAGCGAAAAATCACTTGATGCCCAAACTCCAGGTGCGCTCTTAGTCTTAAAAGTAATTTCAAATCTTGAAAAACTTGATTCAGTGAATGATGAACTAGAATATTTAGTTAAAGAAAGTAAAACAGCCCTTCTTAATTCTGCACAGTACTTGGCCATGAAAACTAAACAAGCTCTGCTTAATCAAAAAAAGGGTGACTTTAAAAAAGCTTATGAAGTTCTTGCTCAAGATGTTGAATTTCTGGAACAAGACAATATGGGAGCATCTGAAAAAATTCTCTTTGATACACTCGTTAACACAGCTTGCGAATCTCAGGCTTTAACAGATTGCACACAAGTCATTAGTCAATGTACCCGACTTCCTTTTTGGTCTGAGTGGAGTGCTGGGTGTCGAGCTAAAGAAAAACCTGATACAAATACAGCTCAATCATTGGGTTATTGGTGGAAAGTAGCCAATAGTGATGTGATGGTTCCACTTGCTGATTGGGAGAAATCAAAAACAGCTATTGAAAATGTGAATCAAACTGAATTTGAAAAAAATATTATTCAAGCCCTTGATCTTGCAATCGCAGTAAAGAGTCAAGATCCACAAAATCTTGTAGCACGCTCTCAAAATCTAAGTGTTCATAATCCACTTTGGGGATGGGCCCAGAAGCAAGCCATCGGAAAATTTGGCAAACAGTGGTCTCTACTCTTAAAAAAGCCAGAACAAATGCAACTTGCACATTTTAAATTGATGCCTAAAAATGCCAACGCAAAGCGAGCCATCGCCAGCGAAAAAAGCCTCGTAAAGAAGAAGAAAAAAAAGAAAAAATAA
- a CDS encoding NYN domain-containing protein produces the protein MSAHKKGLVFQKVGIFVDAENIETSGWKHHSGRTDYKKILENVGDREIIRIIYYKPQFKEISNEFEVFWSRMGGEVKRPVKNADCFLIIDAVTLAEKLDVVIILGGDKDYLPLIWYLKSRGCRTEIWAWPEATSTDMQQAADAFFPLTKEFIIPGGTEPAGGRKPTGSVTR, from the coding sequence ATGTCAGCACACAAAAAAGGTCTCGTATTTCAAAAAGTAGGTATCTTCGTTGATGCCGAAAATATCGAAACATCTGGATGGAAACATCACAGCGGCCGAACAGATTACAAAAAAATCCTAGAAAATGTTGGCGATCGTGAAATCATCCGTATCATTTATTACAAGCCACAATTCAAAGAAATATCTAATGAGTTTGAAGTATTTTGGTCGCGTATGGGTGGAGAAGTAAAACGCCCTGTTAAAAACGCTGACTGTTTTCTCATTATCGATGCTGTCACACTAGCTGAAAAATTAGATGTAGTTATTATTCTTGGAGGAGATAAAGATTATCTCCCCCTTATTTGGTATCTGAAATCACGTGGTTGTCGCACAGAGATCTGGGCTTGGCCTGAAGCAACCAGCACTGATATGCAACAAGCTGCTGATGCGTTTTTCCCACTCACCAAAGAATTCATTATCCCAGGTGGCACCGAACCCGCTGGTGGGCGTAAACCCACTGGTAGCGTTACTCGCTAA